One Pseudochaenichthys georgianus chromosome 4, fPseGeo1.2, whole genome shotgun sequence DNA window includes the following coding sequences:
- the LOC139433797 gene encoding uncharacterized protein gives MALSPPSGVISCSSCLMFGYFPASFTGKDTCVKCSIVVRLEAGIIAIEARLHILESNSATVKPILASADQPTVAPLSLPPETPEQQGDWMTVQKRHNTKPAGPHQPVHVSNRYSPLSETPAEKPTLVIDSSIMRHVNLETEASTVTCIPGARAGDVEAHLKLLAKNKRKYNRIIIHIGGNDVRLRQSECTKLNVESVCSYAKTMSDTVIFSGPLPNLINDDIYSRMSSFQRWLSWWCPANNVGFVNNWTAFWGKPGLIKRDGIHPTLEGADLISANISGLCGLNP, from the coding sequence atggctctttccccaccctcgggtgttatttcctgctcttcctgtctcatgtttggttacttcccggcctcctttactggtaaggatacatgtgttaaatgtagtatagttgttaggttggaggcgggaatcatagccatagaagcccggctccacatcttagaaagtaactcagctacagtaaagcccatATTAGCCAGTGCGGACCAGCCAacggtagctcctcttagccttCCCCCGGAAACTCCCGAGCAGCAAGGAGACTGGATGACTGTTCAGAAGAGGCATAACAcgaaacctgcaggtccccaccaacccgttcacgtatctaacagatattccccactcagcgagacacccgctgagaagccaactctggttattgatagctctattatgagacacgtgaatttagagaccgaagcctccacagtcacatgcattccgggggccagagcgggcgacgttgaggcgcatcttaaactgctggctaaaaataaacgtaaatacaataGGATTATTATTCAcatcggtggtaatgatgttcgtttacgccaatcagaatgcaccaaacttaatgtggagtcggtgtgtagttatgctaaaacaatgtcggacaccgtaatcttctctggtcccctccccaatctgatcaatgatgacatttatagccgcatgtcatcatttcagcgctggttgtcttggtggtgcccagcaaacaatgtgggcttcgtaaataattggacagccttctggggaaaacctggtttgattaagagagacggcattcatcctactttggaaggtgcagatctcatttcggcaaacatttcagggctttgtggacttaatccatga